In Clarias gariepinus isolate MV-2021 ecotype Netherlands chromosome 1, CGAR_prim_01v2, whole genome shotgun sequence, one DNA window encodes the following:
- the thoc1 gene encoding THO complex subunit 1: MASVVFNLIDARDKFTESTRNALETRSCKPLLSVFNHFPGNEAEKKSTLDQSLRCVLEEQIVKHADVDDHLGLISISISTVTEGICSASTPFLLLGDVLDCLPLDQCDQIFSFVEENVSTWKSSSFYSAGKNYLLRMCNDLLRRLSKSQNTVFCGRIQLFLARLFPLSEKSGLNLQSQFNLENITVFNKNEQESTLGQQSSEVKEDGMEEGEMGDEETPAPCAIPIDYNLYRKFWTLQDYFRNPVQCYDKFSWITFIKYSDETLAVFKSFKLDDTQASRRKREEMHTAGGEHVYFAKFLTSEKLMDLQLSDSNFRRHILLQYLILFQYLKGQVKFKSSNCVLNDDQTSWMEETTKLVYQLLRETPPHGEKFATMVEHILNTEENWNAWKNEGCPSFVKERPTETKPQRPSRKRAAPEDFLGKGPERKIFMGNDELTRLWNLNPDNMEACKSDSREFMPSLEDFFEEAIEQADPANMVEDQYKVVRNSNYGWRALRLLSRRSPHFFQPTNQQFKSLEEYLENMVIKLAKELPKDIPSEEIKTGEDEDENGDNLLKESNDSPSIQSKQVTNSQMDEIAKKLGAQWKTLAPHLDVKEAEIREIEADSDDVELQAKMMLVSWQDREDTQATMESLVSALNTAGFASIAQAFSET, encoded by the exons atggcgtcggttgtgtttaatttaatagaCGCGAGGGATAAATTTACG gAGTCCACGAGGAATGCTCTGGAGACGCGGAGCTGCAAGCCGCTCCTCAGTGTGTTTAACCATTTCCCTGGAAA TGAGGCGGAAAAGAAGAGCACCCTGGACCAGTCGCTGCGCTGCGTCCTGGAGGAACAAATC gtGAAACATGCAGACGTGGACGATCACCTCGGTCTCATTTCCATCAGCATCAGCACCGTTACCGAGG GGATCTGCTCGGCCAGCACTCCATTCCTGTTGCTCGGCGACGTTCTCGACTGCCTCCCTCTGGACCAGTGTGACCAGATCTTCTCGTTCGTCGAGGAGAATGTCTCCACGTGGAAATCC AGCTCCTTCTACTCAGCCGGGAAGAACTACTTGTTGAGGATGTGTAACG aTCTCCTGCGCAGACTGTCCAAATCCCAGAACACGGTCTTCTGTGGGAGGATTCAGCTTTTCCTCGCTCGGCTCTTCCCCCTGTCTGAGAAATCAG GTCTGAATCTTCAGAGTCAGTTTAACCTGGAGAACATCACCGTGTTTAACAAGAATGAACAGGAGAGTACGCTCGGACAGCAG AGCTCAGAAGTTAAAGAGGATGGCATGGAGGAAGGAGAGATGGGAGACGAAGAGACGCCTGCTCCGTG tGCCATTCCTATAGACTACAACCTGTACAGGAAGTTCTGGACGCTGCAGGACTACTTCAGGAACCCGGTGCAGTGCTACGACAAGTTTTCCTGGATCACCTTCATTAAGTACTCGGACGAGACGCTGGCGGTGTTCAAGAGCTTTAAACTGGACGACACCCAGGCCTCCAGGAGGAAGCGGGAGGAGATGCACACAGCCGGAGGGGAGCACGTTTATTTCGCAAAGTTCCTTACCAGCgagaag ctAATGGACCTGCAGCTCAGTGACAGTAACTTCAGACGTCACATCCTGCTGCAGTACCTCATCCTCTTCCAGTACCTCAAGGGTCAGGTTAAGTTCAAGAG cTCTAACTGTGTCCTCAATGATGACCAGACGTCCTGGATGGAGGAGACGACCAAACTTGTGTATCAG CTGCTCAGAGAAACCCCACCCCATGGTGAGAAGTTCGCTACCATGGTGGAG CACATCCTGAACACTGAGGAGAACTGGAACGCCTGGAAGAACGAGGGATGTCCGAGCTTCGTCaaagaaag ACCCACAGAGACCAAACCTCAGCGGCCCAGCAGGAAGCGAGCGGCGCCCGAGGACTTTCTGGGTAAAGGGCCAGAGCGCAAAATCTTCATGGGAAA TGATGAGCTCACACGACTGTGGAACCTCAACCCTGACAACATGGAGGCCTGCAAGTCCGATAGCAG gGAGTTCATGCCGTCGCTGGAGGATTTCTTTGAGGAGGCCATCGAACAGGCCGACCCGGCCAACATGGTGGAGGATCAGTACAA GGTGGTGAGGAACTCGAATTATGGATGGCGAGCTCTCCGCCTCCTCTCCCGCCGAAGTCCGCACTTCTTCCAGCCGACCAACCAGCAGTTTAAGAGTCTGGAGGAATATCTGGAGAACATGGTCATCAAACTGGCCAAGGAGCTGCCC aaGGACATACCGTCTGAGGAGATAAAGACAGGAGAGGACGAGGATGAGAATGGAGATAATCTGCTTAAAGAGAGCAATGACA GTCCGAGCATTCAGAGCAAACAGGTGACGAACAGTCAGATGGACGAAATCGCCAAGAAGCTCGGGGCGCAGTGGAAGACGCTCGCCCCTCACCTGGACGTGAAGGAGGCCGAGATTCGCGAAATCGAAGCGGACAGCGACGACGTGGAACTGCAGGCCAAGATGATGCTGGTGTCGTGGCAGGACCGTGAAGATACACAGGCCACCATGGAGAGCCTGGTCAGCGCCCTTAACACCGCCGGCTTCGCAAGCATCGCGCAGGCCTTTAGTGAAACTTGA
- the LOC128530442 gene encoding aquaporin-1-like: MASELRTGALWRAVFAELVGMTFFVFMGIASAIGGESEVHTALAFGLAIATLAQSIGHVSGAHLNPAITLGLLVSCQISAIRAALYILAQMLGAVIGSGIVYGIRPKGEKELGLNKLAENMTPGKAFGVEFLATFQLVLCVLAATDSRRNDVKGSAPLAIGLSVGLGHFVAISYTGCGINPARTFGPAVIEKYFKDHWVYWVAPMLAGVSAALLYDFILQPHSEPFTKRLKAVRGGSEAETAVASGSGEGEPLWPRR; encoded by the exons ATGGCTAGCGAGCTCAGGACCGGTGCCCTTTGGCGAGCCGTATTCGCCGAGTTGGTCGGgatgacattttttgtttttatggggATAGCGTCTGCTATTGGGGGAGAATCCGAGGTACATACAGCACTAGCATTTGGGCTGGCCATCGCCACCCTGGCTCAGAGTATAGGCCATGTCAGTGGAGCGCATCTCAACCCGGCAATCACCCTGGGCCTGCTGGTCAGCTGCCAGATCAGCGCTATTCGCGCAGCCTTGTACATTTTAGCCCAAATGTTGGGAGCGGTCATAGGCAGCGGCATTGTCTATGGTATTCGTCCTAAAGGTGAAAAAGAGCTGGGGCTCAATAAG CTTGCTGAAAATATGACTCCGGGTAAGGCTTTCGGCGTGGAGTTCCTGGCCACCTTTCAGTTGGTGTTGTGCGTCTTAGCTGCGACAGACAGCCGCCGGAATGACGTGAAGGGATCGGCACCGCTCGCCATTGGACTTTCTGTGGGTTTGGGACACTTTGTGGCG ATCAGCTACACGGGCTGTGGGATCAATCCTGCCCGCACATTTGGACCTGCTGTCATCGAAAAGTACTTTAAGGACCACTGG gtGTATTGGGTGGCGCCAATGTTGGCTGGAGTATCAGCTGCTCTCCTCTATGATTTCATACTGCAGCCTCACAGCGAGCCCTTCACCAAACGCCTTAAAGCTGTTCGAGGAGGATCGGAGGCAGAAACAGCCGTGGCATCCGGCAGTGGCGAGGGCGAGCCACTGTGGCCCAGACGCTAA
- the LOC128524117 gene encoding aquaporin-1-like, protein MMKELKTLRFWRAVFAELIGTIMFVFYGVCAIIGNGNSSYPDHEVKVALAFGLAIAILSQSLSHVSGAHLNPAVTLAMLVSCQVSLCRALWYIVAQVTGAVIASSIVLGVRPLVVESLGLNKLNGVSPGQGFGIEFLLTLQLVLCILATMDKRQNIAGAAPFAIGLSVALGHLAGLSYTGCGINPARSFGPALVSMDFENHWVYWAGPLCGSVVAALLYDFVLFPRGSDFFGRLKVLCHGAEASDAETEPLLEGGASDVQWEKA, encoded by the exons ATGATGAAGGAACTAAAGACTTTACGCTTTTGGAGGGCTGTCTTTGCTGAGCTAATAGGCACAATCATGTTTGTCTTTTATGGTGTTTGTGCAATAATTGGGAATGGGAACAGCAGCTACCCAGACCATGAAGTCAAGGTAGCACTAGCATTTGGGTTAGCTATTGCTATCTTGTCTCAGAGTTTGAGCCATGTAAGTGGAGCCCATTTGAATCCAGCAGTCACGCTGGCAATGCTGGTTAGCTGCCAGGTTAGCTTGTGCAGGGCACTGTGGTACATTGTGGCTCAGGTGACTGGGGCTGTGATTGCTAGCAGCATTGTTCTGGGAGTGAGGCCATTGGTGGTGGAGTCACTTGGGCTGAACAAG CTGAATGGTGTCAGCCCAGGACAAGGCTTTGGAATTGAGTTTCTCCTCACACTCCAGTTGGTGCTGTGCATCCTAGCAACCATGGACAAAAGACAGAATATCGCTGGTGCAGCTCCATTTGCAATTGGGCTCTCCGTGGCTTTGGGTCACCTTGCTGGa TTGAGTTATACTGGATGTGGTATCAACCCTGCTCGATCTTTTGGTCCAGCTCTGGTGTCCATGGACTTTGAAAACCACTGG GTGTACTGGGCGGGGCCACTGTGCGGCAGTGTAGTAGCTGCCCTCCTCTATGACTTTGTCTTGTTCCCTAGAGGCTCAGACTTCTTTGGTCGGCTCAAGGTTTTATGCCATGGTGCTGAGGCTTCAGATGCAGAGACTGAACCCTTGCTTGAAGGTGGTGCTTCTGATGTTCAGTGGGAGAAAGCATAA